The following proteins come from a genomic window of Streptomyces sp. NBC_01716:
- a CDS encoding 2,4'-dihydroxyacetophenone dioxygenase family protein, translating into MTDPQGPVIPLSTMVPEEIAVAALPDDDRIWVPQAPHVWFRPLMFNTVTGQWCNLLKVTAAGIVSRHRHPGVVFGYVIKGKWHYHEHDWVAEAGHFVYEPPGEIHTLAVPADCDEMITFFNITGAMAYVDDNGVQTGYEDTFTKIDMCRAHYTENGLGADYVNRFIR; encoded by the coding sequence ATGACCGACCCGCAAGGCCCCGTGATCCCCCTGTCCACCATGGTCCCGGAGGAGATCGCCGTCGCCGCCCTGCCCGACGACGACCGGATCTGGGTGCCGCAGGCTCCCCACGTCTGGTTCCGCCCGCTGATGTTCAACACCGTCACCGGCCAGTGGTGCAATCTCCTCAAGGTCACGGCGGCGGGGATCGTTTCACGCCACCGGCACCCCGGAGTCGTCTTCGGCTACGTCATCAAGGGCAAGTGGCACTACCACGAGCACGACTGGGTCGCCGAGGCAGGACACTTCGTCTACGAGCCCCCGGGCGAGATCCATACGCTGGCCGTGCCGGCGGACTGCGACGAGATGATCACGTTCTTCAACATCACCGGGGCGATGGCGTATGTCGACGACAACGGGGTCCAGACCGGCTACGAGGACACCTTCACAAAGATCGACATGTGTCGTGCCCACTACACGGAAAATGGTCTCGGCGCCGACTACGTGAATCGGTTCATTCGCTGA
- a CDS encoding LysR family transcriptional regulator: MDIGSVYHYRIDWIASFVAVAHHGGFSAAAKALYRSQPRVSSHVAELERLLGTRLLDRSVQPAVLTPEGRGLLPHAEEILRRLNVLADLTGGTISGQVRLGAYPSAASYLYPLAVRALRITHPQVRLVLREGPSVALGTDLVSGDLDLAIRPLHPLINSDLVASRVLWREPLVAVFRADHPLARVGSVRLAQTAMLPVISIGESGEGQARQYETNLAFANAGLNPVIAAQTNQPQTLISLVRHGLGVGITNSLAMTTANTEGVALVPIADPQCERAVAAWWRAGPVVSPAVEAVREVIGKLPMPRWPWGEEAECGRTAKAGR; encoded by the coding sequence ATGGACATCGGGAGCGTCTACCACTACCGGATCGACTGGATCGCCAGCTTTGTGGCCGTGGCCCACCACGGCGGATTCTCCGCCGCTGCGAAGGCCCTCTACCGCTCACAACCCAGAGTCAGCAGCCATGTCGCGGAGCTGGAACGGCTCCTCGGCACCCGGCTGCTCGACCGCTCCGTGCAGCCCGCCGTCCTCACTCCCGAGGGCCGCGGGCTGCTGCCGCACGCCGAGGAGATCCTGCGCCGGCTCAATGTCCTGGCCGACCTCACCGGAGGGACGATTTCCGGACAGGTCAGACTCGGGGCATACCCGAGCGCTGCCTCGTACCTCTATCCACTGGCCGTACGCGCCCTGCGGATCACCCACCCCCAGGTGCGGCTCGTGCTGCGCGAGGGACCCAGCGTCGCGCTCGGCACCGATCTCGTGAGCGGCGACCTCGACCTCGCGATACGCCCCCTCCATCCGCTCATCAACTCCGATCTGGTCGCCAGCCGGGTGCTCTGGCGCGAGCCCCTCGTCGCCGTCTTCCGCGCCGACCATCCGCTCGCGCGCGTCGGGTCCGTACGCCTCGCGCAGACCGCGATGCTCCCGGTGATCAGCATCGGCGAGAGCGGCGAGGGCCAGGCCCGCCAGTACGAGACCAACCTCGCCTTCGCCAACGCCGGACTCAACCCGGTCATCGCGGCCCAGACGAACCAGCCGCAGACCCTCATCTCCCTCGTACGCCACGGACTTGGCGTCGGCATCACCAACAGCCTCGCCATGACGACCGCGAACACCGAGGGCGTGGCACTGGTCCCCATCGCCGATCCGCAGTGCGAGCGCGCCGTCGCCGCCTGGTGGCGCGCCGGACCGGTCGTCTCACCCGCCGTCGAGGCCGTGCGCGAGGTCATCGGGAAACTGCCGATGCCGCGGTGGCCGTGGGGCGAGGAAGCCGAGTGCGGGCGTACCGCGAAAGCGGGGCGGTGA
- a CDS encoding LysR family transcriptional regulator, translated as MLRPEVRLEWFVSFLGVIDTGSFSAAAEAVHRSQPRVSMHVAALEREAGVPLFDRSKRPVRLTEAGEVLAGHARAILYRLGTAEEAMATRRDSARGVVTLGSYPSASAAFVPGLLEHLAVSRPSIKVVLVERSTLELDSALSHGEIDIYLRPMAPPVGDTVRLRALWQESLAVVLPLGHPLDELPDPLPVSAVAAYPLITIGRLGSPDVPGFETYKVFREQGFEPEAVQATNQPQTLVSLVRSRLGVGVTNHLAVSTADTRDVTIRRLDAACGRRVAVHWDANRPLIPAARTLLREILEAPIPAGTQRLT; from the coding sequence ATGCTGCGACCAGAAGTTCGTCTCGAATGGTTTGTCTCATTCCTCGGAGTCATCGACACGGGGAGTTTCAGTGCCGCTGCCGAGGCCGTTCACCGCTCCCAGCCGCGGGTGAGCATGCATGTGGCAGCGCTGGAGCGGGAGGCCGGGGTGCCGCTCTTCGACCGGAGCAAGCGGCCGGTGCGGCTGACGGAGGCGGGTGAGGTGCTCGCCGGTCACGCCCGCGCGATTCTGTACCGGCTCGGGACGGCGGAGGAGGCGATGGCCACCCGTCGCGATTCGGCCAGGGGTGTCGTGACGCTGGGGAGCTATCCGAGTGCCAGCGCCGCGTTCGTGCCCGGTCTGCTGGAGCATCTCGCGGTAAGCCGGCCGTCCATCAAGGTGGTGCTCGTCGAACGGTCGACGCTGGAGCTTGACTCGGCGCTCTCGCACGGCGAAATAGACATCTACCTGCGGCCCATGGCCCCGCCTGTCGGTGACACGGTGCGGCTGCGGGCGCTCTGGCAGGAGTCCCTCGCGGTCGTCCTGCCGCTCGGGCACCCGCTGGACGAGCTGCCGGACCCGCTTCCCGTCTCGGCCGTCGCGGCCTATCCGCTGATCACCATCGGGCGGCTCGGCTCACCGGACGTGCCCGGTTTCGAGACATACAAGGTCTTCCGGGAGCAGGGTTTCGAGCCGGAGGCCGTACAGGCGACGAACCAGCCGCAGACGCTCGTCTCGCTCGTCCGCAGCCGGCTCGGGGTGGGGGTCACCAACCATCTCGCGGTGTCGACGGCGGACACCAGGGACGTGACGATCCGGCGTCTCGACGCCGCGTGCGGGCGCCGGGTCGCGGTGCACTGGGATGCCAATCGGCCGCTGATTCCGGCGGCGCGTACGCTGTTGAGGGAAATCCTCGAAGCGCCCATTCCGGCCGGTACTCAGCGGCTGACGTAA
- a CDS encoding glycoside hydrolase family 16 protein: MTVSMSWRRRTALYTLALLCTSGAVAAVPAGASATDGPHAAAAPAAIKFADEFDGPAGSGVDGSKWQIETGDNVNNHERQYYTSGNNNAQLDGQGNLVITARKENPGNYQCWYGTCEYTSSRLNTSGKFDSAYGRVEARMKIPRGQGIWPAFWMLGSNMGDVGWPNSGEIDIMENVGFEPNTVHGTLHGPGYSGEGGIGAGYSLPNGEAFADNFHTFAVDWAPDSIKWSVDGQVYQTRTPADLGGREWVFNKPFFLILNLAVGGYWPGDPDGSTVFPQQLVVDYVRVSD, from the coding sequence ATGACCGTGAGCATGTCCTGGCGGCGCCGAACGGCGCTGTACACCCTCGCACTTCTGTGCACCTCCGGAGCCGTGGCCGCCGTGCCCGCCGGAGCCTCCGCCACCGACGGCCCCCACGCCGCCGCGGCCCCCGCAGCGATCAAGTTCGCCGACGAGTTCGACGGTCCCGCCGGGTCCGGTGTCGACGGAAGCAAGTGGCAGATCGAGACCGGCGACAACGTCAACAACCACGAGCGGCAGTACTACACGTCCGGGAACAACAACGCCCAACTCGACGGGCAGGGCAATCTCGTCATCACCGCCCGCAAGGAGAACCCCGGCAACTACCAGTGCTGGTACGGGACGTGCGAGTACACCTCGTCCCGGCTGAACACCTCGGGCAAGTTCGACTCGGCGTACGGCCGGGTCGAGGCCCGCATGAAGATCCCGCGCGGGCAGGGCATCTGGCCCGCGTTCTGGATGCTCGGCAGCAACATGGGTGACGTCGGCTGGCCCAACAGCGGCGAGATCGACATCATGGAGAACGTCGGCTTCGAGCCGAACACCGTCCACGGCACGCTGCACGGCCCCGGTTACTCCGGCGAGGGCGGCATCGGCGCCGGCTACAGCCTGCCGAACGGCGAGGCGTTCGCGGACAACTTCCACACCTTCGCGGTCGACTGGGCGCCGGACTCCATCAAGTGGTCGGTGGACGGGCAGGTCTACCAGACTCGTACGCCCGCCGATCTCGGCGGCCGCGAGTGGGTGTTCAACAAACCGTTCTTCCTCATCCTCAACCTCGCGGTCGGCGGCTACTGGCCCGGCGACCCCGACGGCAGCACGGTCTTCCCGCAGCAACTGGTCGTCGACTACGTACGCGTCAGCGACTAG
- a CDS encoding ricin-type beta-trefoil lectin domain protein: MPLVAVASTMTVTPATAAAAAVGTITGLGGKCVDVAGASSANGAAVQLYDCNGSGAQQWDVASDGTIRALGKCLDVKDNGTVNGSVLQLWSCTGAANQKWTVSAARDIVNTQADKCLDVTGNTSANGTRLQLWTCTGAANQKWTAPSGGGGNPDPGGAPMAVAPYIYNGWGSPPSPATVQNATGVKWFTLAFVLSNGYCDPQWDGGRPLTGGVDQQTINTVRAGGGDVIPSFGGWSGNKLESSCGSAGELAAAYQKVINAYGLKAIDIDIEAAAYDSPTVQQRTVDALRTIRANNPGIKIYITFGTGQNGPDTSLINRAASSGLTVDSWTIMPFNFGGNGQNMGALSVRAAEGLKTAVKNAYGYGDDEAYRKTGISSMNGVTDVGETITVADFRTILAYAQQRHLARLTFWSVNRDRPCTGGGADTCSGVGQAAWDFTRVLAQYRG; this comes from the coding sequence ATGCCCCTGGTGGCCGTCGCCTCGACCATGACCGTGACACCGGCGACGGCGGCAGCCGCGGCCGTCGGCACCATCACCGGTCTCGGCGGCAAGTGCGTGGACGTGGCGGGCGCGAGCTCCGCCAACGGCGCCGCCGTCCAGCTGTACGACTGCAACGGCAGCGGCGCCCAGCAGTGGGACGTCGCCTCCGACGGCACCATCCGCGCGCTGGGCAAGTGTCTGGACGTCAAGGACAACGGCACGGTGAACGGTTCCGTCCTCCAGCTCTGGTCGTGCACCGGCGCCGCGAACCAGAAGTGGACCGTCTCGGCGGCCCGCGACATCGTCAACACCCAGGCGGACAAGTGCCTGGACGTCACCGGCAACACCTCGGCCAACGGCACCAGGCTCCAGCTGTGGACCTGCACCGGCGCCGCGAACCAGAAGTGGACCGCGCCCTCCGGCGGCGGCGGGAACCCCGACCCCGGCGGCGCGCCCATGGCCGTCGCGCCGTACATCTACAACGGCTGGGGCAGCCCGCCCAGCCCCGCCACCGTCCAGAACGCCACCGGCGTCAAGTGGTTCACCCTCGCCTTCGTCCTCAGCAACGGGTACTGCGACCCGCAGTGGGACGGCGGCCGGCCGCTGACCGGGGGAGTGGACCAGCAGACGATCAACACCGTGCGCGCGGGCGGCGGCGACGTCATCCCGTCCTTCGGCGGCTGGAGCGGCAACAAGCTGGAGAGCTCCTGCGGCAGCGCGGGTGAGCTGGCCGCCGCGTACCAGAAGGTCATCAACGCGTACGGTCTGAAGGCGATCGACATCGACATCGAGGCCGCCGCGTACGACAGCCCCACCGTCCAGCAGCGCACCGTCGACGCGCTCAGGACGATCCGGGCCAACAACCCAGGCATCAAGATCTACATCACGTTCGGCACCGGCCAGAACGGCCCCGACACCAGCCTGATCAACCGCGCGGCCTCCTCCGGCCTCACGGTCGACAGCTGGACGATCATGCCGTTCAACTTCGGCGGCAACGGCCAGAACATGGGCGCGCTGTCCGTCCGCGCGGCCGAGGGCCTGAAGACCGCGGTCAAGAACGCCTACGGCTACGGCGACGACGAGGCCTACCGCAAGACAGGCATCTCCTCGATGAACGGCGTCACGGATGTCGGCGAGACCATCACCGTCGCCGACTTCCGCACGATCCTCGCCTACGCGCAGCAGCGTCACCTCGCCCGGCTGACCTTCTGGTCGGTCAACCGCGACCGGCCGTGCACCGGCGGCGGCGCCGACACCTGCTCCGGCGTCGGCCAGGCGGCGTGGGACTTCACCCGCGTACTGGCGCAGTACCGGGGCTGA
- a CDS encoding SDR family NAD(P)-dependent oxidoreductase, producing MSEEHLARPVGHDGERDRAHDTSRAPTGDRRTVVVTGGTSGIGAAVAERFATAGARVIAAGLDAGGAAGRLPESVRRVEMDLTQDRALEDLLGGIERLDVLVNAAGVIARGREYEPEVFAHVVDVNLTGTMRACVASHDLLRRSGGCVVNVASMLSFFGGPRVPAYTASKGGITQLTKALAVAWAGDGIRVNAVAPGWIRTALTADLRADDEVARRIIDRTPLGRWGEPADVAGAVTFLCGEDARFVTGAVLPVDGGYLAA from the coding sequence GTGAGCGAGGAGCACCTTGCGCGACCGGTGGGTCACGACGGAGAGCGCGACAGGGCGCACGACACGTCGCGCGCCCCGACCGGGGACCGGCGCACGGTCGTCGTCACCGGCGGCACCAGCGGTATCGGCGCCGCCGTCGCCGAGCGCTTCGCCACCGCGGGCGCCCGCGTTATCGCCGCCGGGCTCGACGCCGGCGGCGCGGCCGGGAGGCTGCCCGAATCGGTCCGCCGCGTCGAGATGGACCTGACTCAGGACCGCGCACTCGAAGACCTCCTCGGCGGAATCGAGCGGCTCGACGTCCTCGTCAACGCGGCCGGTGTGATCGCCCGGGGCCGCGAGTACGAACCCGAGGTCTTCGCCCATGTCGTCGACGTCAACCTCACCGGCACCATGCGCGCCTGCGTCGCCTCGCACGACCTGCTGCGCCGCTCGGGCGGCTGCGTCGTCAACGTCGCCTCCATGCTGAGCTTCTTCGGCGGCCCCCGGGTGCCCGCCTACACGGCCAGCAAGGGCGGTATCACCCAGCTCACCAAGGCGCTCGCCGTCGCCTGGGCGGGGGACGGCATCCGCGTCAACGCGGTGGCGCCGGGATGGATCCGTACGGCCCTGACGGCGGACCTGCGGGCCGACGACGAGGTGGCCCGGCGGATCATCGACCGGACCCCGCTGGGGCGTTGGGGCGAGCCGGCCGACGTGGCCGGCGCCGTGACGTTCCTCTGCGGCGAGGACGCGCGGTTCGTCACCGGAGCCGTACTCCCCGTCGACGGCGGATATCTCGCCGCCTGA